In one Diprion similis isolate iyDipSimi1 chromosome 6, iyDipSimi1.1, whole genome shotgun sequence genomic region, the following are encoded:
- the LOC124406592 gene encoding thyrostimulin alpha-2 subunit isoform X1, whose product MQYLQTTMGSSDYCWCRWTSVMRKTRKRVIYFLLLVFCTVIIGQEIDTDEPQCLLVGHHADIPGKDCPGMTRVGINVCSGYCWSGSFPTPLKIRSNKYPRPITMSRASCCSIKDYENFTTTIQCGTHTQKVTVPSATSCWCHDCINS is encoded by the exons ATGCAGTACTTACAGACAACCATGGGAAGTAGTGACTATTGCTGGTGCAGATGGACTAGCGTGATGCGCAAGACAAGAAAAAGAGTAatctattttttacttctcgttTTCTGCACCGTAATCATAGGTCAAGAGATTGATACAGATGAACCGCAGTGTCTTTTAGTGG gtCATCATGCGGATATTCCTGGGAAAGATTGTCCCGGCATGACGCGGGTTGGTATAAATGTTTGCAGTGGATACTGCTGGAGTGGCTCCTTCCCTACGCCTCTCAAAATACGTTCAAATAAGTATCCAAGACCAATAACAATGTCAAGAGCTTCATGCTGTAGTATAAAAGACTATGAGAAT TTTACAACCACCATTCAGTGTGGGACGCATACACAAAAAGTCACCGTGCCTTCGGCAACATCGTGCTGGTGCCATGATTGCATAAATAGTTAG
- the LOC124406592 gene encoding thyrostimulin alpha-2 subunit isoform X2: MGSSDYCWCRWTSVMRKTRKRVIYFLLLVFCTVIIGQEIDTDEPQCLLVGHHADIPGKDCPGMTRVGINVCSGYCWSGSFPTPLKIRSNKYPRPITMSRASCCSIKDYENFTTTIQCGTHTQKVTVPSATSCWCHDCINS, encoded by the exons ATGGGAAGTAGTGACTATTGCTGGTGCAGATGGACTAGCGTGATGCGCAAGACAAGAAAAAGAGTAatctattttttacttctcgttTTCTGCACCGTAATCATAGGTCAAGAGATTGATACAGATGAACCGCAGTGTCTTTTAGTGG gtCATCATGCGGATATTCCTGGGAAAGATTGTCCCGGCATGACGCGGGTTGGTATAAATGTTTGCAGTGGATACTGCTGGAGTGGCTCCTTCCCTACGCCTCTCAAAATACGTTCAAATAAGTATCCAAGACCAATAACAATGTCAAGAGCTTCATGCTGTAGTATAAAAGACTATGAGAAT TTTACAACCACCATTCAGTGTGGGACGCATACACAAAAAGTCACCGTGCCTTCGGCAACATCGTGCTGGTGCCATGATTGCATAAATAGTTAG
- the LOC124406591 gene encoding malonate--CoA ligase ACSF3, mitochondrial codes for MSSLLGSRFPFFASPGTRSSVVIRRLQQTFAAVNSSNENTQIGNDVVPVFKHASRFADKTALRDAHGDYTYRGLYLSSRQFATQITQAVSASRQERVAFLMPNDANYVITQWACWMSGQIAVPLSSSHPASILEYYITDSDAKVLITTPQFLPLVEPIAKSSKRQLIVLDDTLRMLALKFDGKKANNRGQFEYEIGDLPEAGMDGDFYNNSNALFVYTSGTTGKPKGVVLSHKNIQSQVSSLVDAWKWTEKDIILHTLPLYHIHGIVNVLLCPLHVGARCVMLPKFDASSVWTQLLAVNVQNTERVNVFMAVPTIYAKLIQEYEQRFNKNEKMKEYIHTVCSTKIRLMVSGSAPLPRPIFERWEEITGHRLLERYGMSEIGMALSNPVDGPRIPGTVGTPLPGIEVRITKSDPAGPETEVLLQGSSKGLEKINGSNKEIDGHLEVRGSGIFREYWKKPEATKEAFTRDGWFKTGDIVQYENEVFKILGRSSVDIIKTGGYKVSALNVETEILSHPKIQDCAVIGLPDTTWGQKVAAIVVLHPGKELILSELREFAKKLLPNYAVPTVLKVVDAIPKNAMGKVNKVDLLKTVFPENKM; via the exons ATGAGTTCCCTCCTGGGAAGtagatttcctttttttgccaGTCCTGGGACGCGATCGTCTGTGGTAATCCGTCGCCTGCAACAAACATTTGCAGCTGTAAActcatcaaatgaaaatacccAG ATAGGAAACGATGTCGTTCCTGTGTTTAAACACGCATCGCGATTTGCAGACAAAACAGCTCTGCGTGATGCACATGGTGATTATACTTATCGAGGCTTGTACCTTAGTTCACGACAGTTCGCTACCCAGATAACGCAGGCTGTGTCTGCATCTCGACAAGAAAGAGTAGCTTTTCTGATGCCAAATGATGCGAACTATGTCATCACACAGTGGGCATGTTGGATGAGTGGCCAAATTG CTGTTCCACTTAGTTCTTCTCACCCAGCGTCTATTCTCGAATACTATATTACCGACTCGGATGCTAAGGTGCTCATCACAACTCCACAGTTTTTGCCTCTTGTTGAGCCTATAGCAAAAAGTTCAAAACGACAATTAATTGTTCTCGATGATACTTTGCGAATGTTggctttgaaatttgatgggAAAAAAGCCAATAATAGGGGACAGTTTGAATATGAAATAGGAGATTTACCCGAGGCTGGTATGGATGGCGATTTCTACAATAATAGCAATGCCTTGTTTGTCTACACCTCTGGCACTACGGGCAAACCAAAag GTGTGGTTCTAAGCCATAAGAATATACAGTCACAAGTGTCTTCACTGGTCGATGCATGGAAATGGACGGAAAAGGACATAATTTTACATACACTGCCTCTTTATCATATACATGGAATAGTAAATGTTCTTCTGTGTCCACTACACGTTGGAGCACGATGTGTTATGCTTCCTAAGTTTGATGCATCTAGTGTTTGGACTCAACTGCTGGCAGTCAACGTACAAAATACAGAAAGAGTCAACGTCTTTATGGCAGTGCCTACAATCTATGCAAAGCTCATACAGGAATATGAGCAACGGTTTAACAAAAATGAGAAGATGAAGGAATACATTCACACAGTATGCAGCACCAAAATTAG ATTGATGGTTAGTGGATCGGCACCACTTCCTCGTCCTATATTTGAACGATGGGAGGAGATCACAGGTCACCGCCTATTGGAAAGATATGGAATGAGCGAAATTGGTATGGCACTCTCCAATCCAGTGGATGGGCCACGTATACCAG GGACTGTCGGCACCCCACTCCCTGGCATAGAGGTTCGAATTACAAAATCAGACCCAGCTGGGCCGGAAACAGAAGTATTACTACAGGGTTCTTCGAAAGGATTGGAAAAGATTAATGGTTCGAATAAAGAAATAGATGGACATCTTGAAGTCAGAGGTAGTGGAATTTTTCGCGAATATTGGAAAAAGCCTGAAGCTACAAAAGAGGCGTTTACAAGAGACGGATGGTTCAAAACTG GGGATATTGTACAATACGAAAATGAAGTGTTTAAAATCCTTGGACGAAGTTCGGTAGATATTATTAAAACTGGGGGTTACAAGGTCAGTGCACTGAATGTAGAAACTGAGATTCTTAGTCAcccgaaaattcaggattgTGCTGTGATTGGTTTGCCGGATACCACATGGGGCCAAAAA GTAGCTGCTATTGTCGTATTACACCCAGGAAaggaattaattttatcagaACTTCGGGAGTTCGCCAAGAAATTGCTACCCAATTATGCCGTTCCCACAGTCCTGAAAGTAGTTGACGCAATACCGAAAAATGCTATGGGAAAAGTGAACAAGGTTGATCTTTTGAAAACTGTATtccctgaaaataaaatgtaa